The Tachysurus vachellii isolate PV-2020 chromosome 19, HZAU_Pvac_v1, whole genome shotgun sequence genome segment ACCAAAATTGGTCTGTTACTGTAGTTTAAATTTGATTAGATAGCTGACAGTCCTGATGTACTGTAACTTAATTCACAGTAATGTTATTTTCAGCACtggctgtttatttctgttttccgTAACGTCTTTTTTAAAGCCTTTTCTTTCAGCTAGCCGGTTGGCCAGCGCGACAATGAAGGCGAGCTAATCCGGTTTCTCTCGCCAATGTTACCCGACACCGGCATCGATAATTTATAACGATCAGCTCTGGGAGCAGATCTCTCTTCGCTCACGTCTTTTCACGTGTTTTTACACCATTTTACAAGTATTTTATGCGTCAAACTTTATATTTAGTTGATCTCAATGCGCTTTCGACACACATTGAATGCTTCCAAGTAAATAGATACGTGACCTCCTGTTACTAAACAAGCGAGTAGGTTAGCGTGTAATTATGTATGAaaggctttttttcccccatattttttttttcaaactgtaGACGTTCAACATATTTTTTTGCCAGATTGAAAGCAAGAGTCATCAGTTGGAGTGACCgagtgttagtgttggtgttcTGCGGCTTCACGGTGTTAGCATGACGCTGCAGCTAACGCACAAAACATAGCGTTAGACATTAGGCTTTAACAGGGGATTATCACGTTCGGtcttttataaacacacacaactgctgTCCTGCTCTCTCTTCAGCACAACCAGATTCTGTGCCGGGAGCAGCAACGCCGCCAAAATAGCCGGCCCGAGCAGGAAGCGGCGCAGCTCGGACTCAGACCCCAGTGAAAGCGGCTCGGCCGGTGGCAGCGAGGTTAGAGGCAGCCGCCCCGTCAGCGGCAAGTGGTTGAAGATGGCTAGCAGTAGCAGCTCTGCATCGGGCCAGACGAACCGCAGGCGAGCGCAGAGAGGAGCTGAGGAGAGCAGCAgcaaaaagaagcaaaaagatCGAGCTAACCAAGAAAGCAGAGAGGCCAAGCGTGCTGCAACTGCGGCTAACCAAGAGACTAAGAAAGGTGAGCCATCAGAGCCATGATGCAGCTCGAGTTCAAGGTCATGTTTAATtactgtactttttattttggcAATTAGATCATCTTTCTGTTTGGGATGATCAATAATACTGATTGTATTTTGGATCCTGCATTAACATGAATCATCATAATGTGTTAATCTGACTACTCACCTTAACCAGAGAAAAATAAACTCAAAGCGTTTTAATAACGTCTTATAACgcagaagattttttttctatccggatatatttattaatggaatgtgtgtggatgtttgaGTCGTGACTTGTTTCTTATGCATTAAAATGGTCCTCtggggaggaaaaagaaaactcatttacacacataaaTCTAATTGAAAATCTTAATTGGTGTCAAACTAACATTTTGAGACAACATGACCTTAAAAAAGTTGAAACTTGTCAGGAATGAAATCATACACATtgcttaaaaaaatctatttctctGTAGCTTTTTAAAAGTGGTCAAACTAGATGATGAGCAAAGTCATGATAAtggtttgtggtgtttttttgaCAACCAGAGCATCATTGGGCCCTGAATGTAATACATAAAATGAATTGATGAGTACCAAAATTTCTCGCTATATGTTTAACGATCGTGCCTGGATGAGGTTTTTTGCTTTGCACAAATTTGAAGCTTGTTAATTGAagcttaattaaaataaatgtgctgCCTGGACTTGAGCAAAACAGACCGCACGGTTTAGGATGCATCTAAACAGTTCATTTGAAATCTGCAATCCTGATAAATCTATATAGATTTGCAATACTGCTTTTACGTTGACtcttgaattgatttttttttttattttatttttgtttgcaaGAGGAAATATACTGCAAGTTGATGCTGGCATGAAATATTGCACTTACTGCTTTTTATTGGACTTACTGCTTATTTTCCCCCAAACAGCGAGTATTGGCACAGAAAAAAGATGATTGTTACAGAAGTAGAACCTCCAGTGTAGCCAAGTACGGTTTCATCAGTGTGTAATGTAATTCATTTCAACATTCAACCAACCAGCCAACAGTACCCATCAGATTATTATACCTTTTATGTGTTAAACCTGATATGTTGACCCAGAGAAAGGAAAGGCAGATTCTGGCATGTGTCTGtgcatatttgttttattcagacATGAGTATTCGTGAGGTCAGACAGTAATGTCAGTTGAGAAGGCCAGGGGTTAGAGTTTCAACccagtggtgttcagtggggttgatgtcagggttctgtgcaggaTACTTGAATATTTTTATACCAGACTTTGCACAATGTGCCTTAATGGTGCTGGCTTTGTGCACTGGGTCATTGTCACTCTGGATCAGGCTTGAGCCCCTTGTCCCAGTGGacggaaattgtaatgctataTCATACAAAGACAATATATGCGATTATGTACTTCCAAATACTTGGGTTTGATGGAGAGGGTCCACAATCTTTATTTCCCCGTCTGAATCACTAGCGTATTCTAGAATTTGAATATATTAGTAACAGTAATCTATTCTAGAATTAGAATAGATTAGTAACAGTAATCTTTCATTAAACATTGCATGACATTATAGTTTAACATTTTGCATAAACAGCTTTCGGAAGCTTGTAGAGATGGCTTGGCTAAAAGTATGTCAGTGTTCATATCTCCAAGCTTTGGTATTTATATCATatctaaaatgttataaaaaatttCCTGCCGCACTTCTCAGTAACTTATGTGACTGGTTTTCAGATTCCCTTTCTTTAGCAGGTTTGTGGTATGGTTCGATGCCGACATTTGACACTGATAAGATACCACCTACTTAGTCTCTGTTGGCATACAGTCatagtttttttccctttctgatAGAACATagctgcatcacacacacatttcatgctTTTTGTTGTGAGCTTGTGACTGCATGTGCTCCctgctttgtttgtgtgtgagggagcaATAAGGAAAGCAGAAAGAGAAGTAACTCTGTAGCAGTCAGTGTGGAAAAAGAAATGCATGCATTGTTAAAAGAAATATACCTTTATGTAAAGATtggacatttaaaataaatgtcagaaGAAATCAGTTCCTCTAGTATTTCATAATTCTGTGATTACAGAGTTTTTCGGAGGTTTTCGGAATTGCCAAAAATTTGTTAAAGCCCTTTTTGATCCTTGTGTGTCAAACATACGTGCACCCCATATAGAAAGCAAACCCAAATGTTTTCCCTGGTAATAGTTTAAAAAGAAGAGTCCTGTACTTGTGATTTCCACTTAGTTCTCTGTGTAAGTGGGTTAATAGGTGTCATGGTGTCAAACGCTTTTTATTCAGCTGCCTTGATCATtcagagaaaaatagagaggGCAGTTATGCAATGtgccaggattttttttattaaaaatcagaGTGTACAATGCTCATGTAAAAGCCACCAGCAGGAGGAAGAACATCACTGGAAAACACAAGCTGTAACAAAGTCTGCTGTAACATATTTAGATAATCATATACAGTGTCAAGCAAAAATCTGCTGAAATGACTCCtcaaaaaaacaagctttagGATCTAAATGGGAAGATGTTTGTATCTGATTATAATGAATACAATTAAAGCTATGAGGAAGTAGTACAAGTGTCCTATGTCCTCTTCAGTGTTGTTTAACATATAATTATCTATGGCTTGTTTAATTACAAGGCAGGGCCGCACATCACTTTGCAgtgaggtttgtttttttttgttttttttttacatctgctGTTCAAAAGAAACACTTATAGAAGAATGGAAAGGAGCGAAAGTAAGTGTTGTCTTCAGAATAAGACAAAGCTAAAGGGCTGTGTTCTGTGGCATTTCTCTTCTACATATCATTTTAGTACTGTTAGCTGTCTAAGTAAAAGCTTGAGGTGTTTCTTAATTATTAAGGTGAGGAAAGCATCATCACTTGACAACACGGCATGGACTGTGCATCTGTTGATTTGTCTTCAAAATGTAGCAGCTGTATTGTTCcttaataagtaaaaaataatgaagacaGAAGTTACCATTTCAGTATTGTCTTGTTGCTTATGCTTACATCTCTTGAGTTGTGGTGAGCacttattgcttttatttatgaaaCTTCCCATCCTGGTTTTTGTCGTCATCTGTAGAAACCATCACACACCCACTCCCCCcccccttttctctttttccccccatttcaTAAAGGTATTGTGGACATGTTCACCCTCTCAGCAGCATGACTGTTCATTCAAAGTATTACAGTGTgcttttttgttatttggtttttaatgactacacacacatacactgcgATTTTTCTCAGTTTCCTCTTTTGAGCTTCATTAGACTTTAGACTTGTGGGCTGGTTAGTTTGTTGCTTAGAGGCCTTACAGTGTAGTTTGTTTGTGTGGtagtgcatgtttgtgtgtgtctgtgtgtgctcacTTGCCTGCTGAATGCTGAAGCGTTGTAATCCAACTCTGAGAGGCTGCCTCAGTGAAACAGGTCTTTGTCAAGGTCATGAGAGCAGCTCTACCCTGCACCAGCTCTCCCtccagcatacacacacaagcacctcTTCAGCATTACACTGTGGCTCAAGTGCTTTGTCCTACAAACATTCTCTAGAAAATAGCATTTACTGGTGTACCTTTTGTAGGTAAGGAAATCCATAATATACAGGCGTTTAAGTCTGTTTGGGATACTGTGATACTTAATAATTCCAAGTTTGTTAAATTAGAGACCAGGCTTTCCACATGGAAATAAGAGTCAAGGTGAACTTTTATTCCCCATAATATCACTCACCTTTGCAAAATTCTCCATGTTCCATCTGCTGTCAGTGATGTGGAATGAGCTTTGAGCTCTGTGCTGAGCATTTACAGATGCCATGTATCATATCTCATAGTTTTGAATTGACTTGATGACTGAATTaagattatttctttctttcttagaaGATTTCATTAAGCAGCTCCACTGCAGCTAGAGATGCTGAGAGTCGGACTGAAACCTGGGAAATGGGGTTGCATTGTAAAAgctcaatataaatataaaagcccAAACTTGGCTTTCCAGGCCGGATTCATATAGCTTGTCTCAAAGTAAACCTTTctataaaagcaaacaaaaataattaattgtgCACAAAGGATATAGTTCTGCAAACATTGACACCTGTGTCCTCTTTTTCAACTCGCTGAGTCTGTACGGCAAGACACGTTAAAGTAGACGAGCAGAACTTGAAGTAAAGCAAATATAACAGTCTGTGGTAgttttcctccacctgtttTCCTGAATAAGATAAACAGGCCTAGTAAGAAAGCTTGTTGGACATAGCAGCAGTTTCTTGGAGTGTTAAAGTTACATTCACTGCCAACATCCAGGTGTTGACAGGACAGCATTAAcgtgtgtgatttgtgatttgCGCACACAGATCTACTTCTAGACTGGAAGCAGAATGCAGATGAGGTGATAGTCAGGCTGCGATGTGGTGAGGGTGCACTGAAGGTGGAGAATGTTGACACTGCCTTTTCAGATACGGCCTGCCAAGTCCGCTTCCCAGGTAACCAAACATGCCGTGATGTGTACTATCAAGGATGTGTACTGACAAGAATGGGAATGGGCATTCAAGCCCATTCCCATTCTTgtcatatgttttatttaagcattaatatattgtgttgtatttattgCTGTATGACACCTGTGTGCTGTGATCTCAGATGGGCGTGAGTGGAGCTGTCACCTACACGCTGAGATAGAGAGCTCCTGCAGTAAAGTGCTGTATAAGGAGAAAGGCAGCATATTGCAGCTTATCATGCAAAAGAAAGTCCCCTTCAATGACTGGCCCACTCTTATGGTATTAAGAGCTACTTCTGCTTCTGTCTCAATACACAGACCTtcaaaataagtttttattCACTGGTTCATATTCAacgttttttattgttttgcttcatttttccaGAACAACAAAGAGAGCAACCCATTGAACCTGTTGGGGGAGAGTGGATGCAGTCAAAAGTCCTCAGCAGAGTGCTCTGAGAAATCCAGCTTGAGCTCTGAAACGCTCAAAACGTCCAGCAGACTGGAAGAGCAGGCACCACAGACAGATCCGAAACCTGATCGTGGGGTAAAAAGGGGAATGAAGAACAAACAGGCAGAGAACACTGAGAGTGCAAGAATCAGAGTATCTGAGAGTAAGACAGGCAGTAAAGGAGACCACACACCCAAGCCCACTGCCAAGAGAAATGTCCGTCCTTCCAAAAGCACAAAGGAGCCCACTGTAGCATCTAGCCCTGCACGAGAGCATGAGCTCAAACCACTTGTCAATGGCAAAGCTCAAACAAGCTGTGGATCTGCCGCTGTCCCCTCTACTGCCCAAGAAGGCAAACCGGAATCCCAGATTAAAGCATGCCAGGGAGCACAAAAAGAGAAAGGGATTGaaaagaagacagacagacacactcggGTAAGGAGTAATCTCACAGTATCTCGGTTTATTCATATCAAAATGTTTTACTTCTTTGTATCTATTGTCCAGCTTcatgaaaatgtttataaaatgaatataaaatgttatgtaaTTGTGTCATATCGGTGTAATGGTGTTCTATGGTGTCACGTGTCTTTGTCTTTTAGGCTGATGCAGGTAAGAATAAGAATCAGGTAATTGTTTGTGAGCCAATTCTTGAGCCACATGAGCCTTCTGCTCCTGGAGTAATACCTCTGTCTCCCGGAGAAACCTGTAAAACTGAGGAGTCTAGCAGAGGAGGAACTGTCCCAGAggacacagagaaaaacaaagagcaaGGGACAAACGAAGATGCTGCACAGGGTCGAAGACAAACGGAAATCCCAGCTCACCATGTGGAATCTGAAGAGATTGTTCCATCAGTTGACCCCAAGAGGCAAGAGTTTAAAAATacagaggaggagaaaaggGACAGATCTAAAGAAGAACCATGTGAGAAGAGTCTCGAGAAGGATAGAGGTCAGTTTTGCACACTAACTAGATACGGttgaaatgtttgatttttagattttattttgctttaactACTTTATGTAATGCCTAAATGTTGTAATGCCTGTAGCTGAGAGTCATGCCAGATGCGTATAGGACTGTAGGCACTTGACACagtcatatttaatatttactctCTCAGAATGTCCTGGCCCTGGTGCATCATGGGATCACTCTTTGGAATCTGATTAAATGAAGAGACCAGAAGGGCCAAAACCTGCAAAAATGGTTTAAAtaacaatgtttgtttgttttatatttatttcctttttggtCCCAGAGCCAATGGTGAACCTGTCATTTGTGAAGAATGATTCGTATGAAAAAGGGACAGACCTGATGGTTGTCAATGTCTACTTGAAGGAAATCTGTAAAGAGATTTCCAGGGTGCTCTTCAGGGAACAAGACTTCACCCTCATCTTCCAGACCAGGTGAGTTTTTCCAGCTGACCTCCTTGTagtgagagaaataaataaagtcaactTACCATAACAGAAGTAGTTTAATGGAAATGTGATGAAAATActctgtaatctgtataaattaTGTTGTATGCATAATTATCATACTAGCAAATAATAAGTATACTTAATATTCcttgtatattatttaaataaacattttaaacttttgtgAACCAGTGTCCTGTCTTAATAttataaagaaattatttaaagtatcctttgtatactgtatatacatttcATAGTGTATTTAAGCCATGTGCTGGGTGAATGAAATGGGCCATGCAGTTTGCCCCCGACTAGTAGTGAACCATTTTATTCGTCTTTATTTCTCCCTGAATAGAAATCCAGCCCTATTTCAGTTACTATTGTATTTCTCCTTACAGCGATGCTAATTTTTTACGTAAACATCCAGACTGTGGACCAAACACTGTCTTCAAGTGGCAAGTCAAACTCAGGTAAAATCTTCTGCCTAGTGGTTAATATTAGTAATTCAAGCAACAGAGTCTAGTTTGTCCAGCATCTGTATAAATTGGATTATCTGTTGGGAAATATTACAGGAACCTGATTCAGCCGGAACAGTGTAGTTTTTCCTTCACTCCGTCGCGTATAGACATCACCCTGAGGAAGAGACACAGTCAGCGATGGGGGGGGCTGGAAGCCCAAGTTTCACAAGGTCTGCTGCCTGGCTTCTACTTGCTCTTACCAGATCATTACATGTATCTGTAGTCAATTTTTTGTGGACCGTAAATTTTTTTCAATAATCTCACGGTTGCTGTTGGGTTGTGAGTAGATTGCCAGCCCAGAGTTTCCATAGTAAAGACGGTAAGTACGTCTACACCCTGGGCATTTAAACACGCCTGCATTTTTGTTGGTATTATTACACTTAGTTAACTAAGAAGCTTATCATGCTTTGAGGATAAATTCCATATGCATCCACTCTTTAGACTGGTTTTCTGTCCACACTTTTATAGTTGACCAACTCTAATGTGGACCAGCACGGAAAGTGTATCTCATAAAATGCACTTGAAATTGCATTTAAACTTTAGGTTATAATCGTGGGACATAACCAACAGCACTGATTGGGACTCCAACTTGCTCtatcaaaaataacatttacccGAGAGCCGCCTTCAGAGTTTGGTATGACTTGGCGTGGCATGTCCCAAACATGCCAGCAAGTTGCTGTTTTTACAAgaaattctctcaggtggtggGTAGAAATATTTGTGATGACAAATTTTGATCGAAACTATAGTGGGTGGGAAAGAAAGAGACTGAGGTAGTTTTTACACAATGCATATCAGAGTTGGTTAAATTGAATAAGCTTGGGTTCTGTTGTAGCTGGAGCAGCTGACAAGACATGTGGACATGAGGGCACTATTCAGAGAAGGAGTGTGTAAGCAGAGAATGATCTAGTAACTCGATACAGACATACCACCGAGCATGTCTATGTCCATCTGCATATCCCCTTAGTCCAGGCAGCGTTGCCCTTCTTACTAACGACAGTAATTCTGTACTTAATTATACCCATTTTTCAACATCCATTTTTGCAAAACGGGATGATCATTAtttaattagcttttatttTCTAACCACAAGCTCGTTTCTCCTTTGTTTAAGGTGCAGTGGGGGGCGCGAAGGTTGCTGTGCCCTCCGGGCCTTCCTCAATAGAGAAGAGTCAGCCAGGGAGCAGCCAGCATGCTCTGCCTGCCAAGGAGGAGCCACGGGCAGGGGAGGAGAAGCCTAAATCCTCTCGGACACCAGAGGATGGTACCTTAGATGCCGTGGTTCCACATTCTGTCTCTGATCATGTTCCTATCAAACAAGAGACAGCAATCACCACAGTAAGACAGAAACTGTGGAATGTTTTTTCctaaaatttttttattcatcatagtctttgtggtggtgttgttgaaAGAATTTATGGCATTTATCACTGCAACAAGTACCagaacattttatctcatttctgGAGGTGAACTAGGATTGTTCTGGATGTTTGATTTTTATCCTGACaatgatgttttgctttgtcTTTTTTATCACGTGTTTTTTGtatgagagagatggagtttTCATGTGCTAATTTTAAATAAGGTTATATAAGCTGGTAATCCTGACGTCTGTTTAGACAAAGAAACCATGCCCAAGCGTTTCATCGATTATAGTCTTGTCAGTGTTGTGCATTTGAAAGATTCTGCAGTCTTAGCTTGTTTCCTCTGAGCACAACAGTCTCACGTTTGTGGAAAATAAAGTGTTCGCTCTTGTATAGGCAAGGTTTTATTTCTGAATGTGCAAAGAGAAATGCTCTCAGGTCCCACTGCTTGCATCTTGTGCACTTAACCGATTGGATTAACTCTCATCCCCAGCCGAAACCCACCTGTATGGTTCAACCGATGACCCACGCTCCTCCTGCAGGCAGTGAGCGacctgaggaagaggaagagaagaaggtgTGTCTCCCTGGCTTCACGGGACTGGTCAACCTGGGAAACACATGCTTTATGAACAGCGTAATCCagtctctctctaacacacgtGAACTGAGAGACTATTTCCATGGTAAGGGTTTTTTTAGTGTTAAGTGATTAAAGCAATATGAGAAATgaaaactaataataacaatcactGGCCTCTGCTCGAGGTACTCTGGGAGAAAATCACGTGCTTCTTGTTGAGCTAAATATTTTGCCTTTATTTTAGATCGGGCATTTGAGACAGAGATCAACTGTAATAACCCCCTGGGTACAGGTGGAAGGTTAGCCATTGGGTTTGCAGTGCTGCTGCGGACGTTATGGAAAGGCACTCATCATGCTTTTCAGCCTTCCAAATTAAAggtgtgtttttccttcttgCTGCTGCTGTATTTTATAGTTGTCTACTTTAGGTTCTACTTGTTCATTGACCAGCCCAATCAACCAGTTAAACAATTGTGCTTGTCTTTCGCTTCCTGTAGGCAATAGTGGCCAGTAAGGCTAGTCAATTTACAGGTTATGCCCAACACGATGCCCAAGAATTCATGGCATTCCTCTTGGACGGGCTGCACGAGGACCTGAACCGTATCCAAAACAAACCCTATACAGAAACTGTGGATTCAGATGGCCGCCAGGATGAGGTGTTGCTCCTACATCCTTGTTTCTGAAAAGCACTGTTCATGTTGCACACAACTAACACAATTTGTTCCATTTGTATTGCTTGATACCTCAACATGGATGCAGAAATTCTGAGTCTCTTGTtccaaattcatttaaatgtgtatatattatgtttgttgtttttatgcataaatgggggaaaaactttgttgtttaaatgtttgtcttttcaTGTATGATTTGACAGGTTGTTGCAGAAGAAGCATGGCAAAGGCACAAAAtgagaaatgattcatttattgttgATCTGTTTCAAGGCCAGTACAAGTCTAAGCTTGTGTGCCCAATGTGCTCCAAGGTAATCgaatgtgtctgtttttgtctttctttttctttctaatgtTATACACCTGATTGAATTTAGTTAAAAGCTGATTTACACTGCCCCTC includes the following:
- the usp19 gene encoding ubiquitin carboxyl-terminal hydrolase 19 isoform X1; this translates as MASSSSSASGQTNRRRAQRGAEESSSKKKQKDRANQESREAKRAATAANQETKKDLLLDWKQNADEVIVRLRCGEGALKVENVDTAFSDTACQVRFPDGREWSCHLHAEIESSCSKVLYKEKGSILQLIMQKKVPFNDWPTLMNNKESNPLNLLGESGCSQKSSAECSEKSSLSSETLKTSSRLEEQAPQTDPKPDRGVKRGMKNKQAENTESARIRVSESKTGSKGDHTPKPTAKRNVRPSKSTKEPTVASSPAREHELKPLVNGKAQTSCGSAAVPSTAQEGKPESQIKACQGAQKEKGIEKKTDRHTRADAGKNKNQVIVCEPILEPHEPSAPGVIPLSPGETCKTEESSRGGTVPEDTEKNKEQGTNEDAAQGRRQTEIPAHHVESEEIVPSVDPKRQEFKNTEEEKRDRSKEEPCEKSLEKDREPMVNLSFVKNDSYEKGTDLMVVNVYLKEICKEISRVLFREQDFTLIFQTSDANFLRKHPDCGPNTVFKWQVKLRNLIQPEQCSFSFTPSRIDITLRKRHSQRWGGLEAQVSQGAVGGAKVAVPSGPSSIEKSQPGSSQHALPAKEEPRAGEEKPKSSRTPEDGTLDAVVPHSVSDHVPIKQETAITTPKPTCMVQPMTHAPPAGSERPEEEEEKKVCLPGFTGLVNLGNTCFMNSVIQSLSNTRELRDYFHDRAFETEINCNNPLGTGGRLAIGFAVLLRTLWKGTHHAFQPSKLKAIVASKASQFTGYAQHDAQEFMAFLLDGLHEDLNRIQNKPYTETVDSDGRQDEVVAEEAWQRHKMRNDSFIVDLFQGQYKSKLVCPMCSKVSITFDPFLYLPVPLPQKQKVLTVFYFAREPHKKPVKFLVSVSKENSSTAEVLESISRSVRVKPENLRLAEVVKNRFHRIFLPSHTLDTVTSTDMLFCFEVVSKELTKEKVVLFRVHQRLQVPSIPIAKCAACQKPPLSDDEKLRRCTRCYRVGYCNQACQKNHWPNHKSLCRPNSENVGLPFLISVPESRLTYSRLTQLLEGYSRYSVNVFRPPFQSGRTSPEASLSRADHLPTTGSIAEGPGMEEEDLHAVEEGDAQEQGNVSSEMDAAEASAHSAEDLNSPSTHTTDSAFSELLSSSQDPFGEKETSCEKAVKPEAAVTGYQQPSECSYRSGFQFYISLQDANNKELKLEDKGDGVLEVPEDCTIELVWKNNERLKEYVLVRSKELEFDDDPGSASETARAGHFTLEQCLNLFTKPEVLAPEEAWYCPKCQQHREASKQLLLWRLPNVLIIQLKRFSFRSFIWRDKINDMVDFPVRNLDLSKFCIGQKEDVQQPPIYDLYAVINHYGGMIGGHYTAYARLPNDKNSQRSDVGWRLFDDSTVTTVEESQVVTRYAYVLFYRRRNSPVERPPRLLNPLGAESPAGAGAAASQASLIWQELEEEAEGQQGAPSWSLFRPRLRQRRPRVRLEEAGKRHGGRRQEHVSDHSDDDRTTYFLLGTMAAVFALLLNIICPQIYKSHWG
- the usp19 gene encoding ubiquitin carboxyl-terminal hydrolase 19 isoform X2, which codes for MASSSSSASGQTNRRRAQRGAEESSSKKKQKDRANQESREAKRAATAANQETKKDLLLDWKQNADEVIVRLRCGEGALKVENVDTAFSDTACQVRFPDGREWSCHLHAEIESSCSKVLYKEKGSILQLIMQKKVPFNDWPTLMNNKESNPLNLLGESGCSQKSSAECSEKSSLSSETLKTSSRLEEQAPQTDPKPDRGVKRGMKNKQAENTESARIRVSESKTGSKGDHTPKPTAKRNVRPSKSTKEPTVASSPAREHELKPLVNGKAQTSCGSAAVPSTAQEGKPESQIKACQGAQKEKGIEKKTDRHTRADAGKNKNQVIVCEPILEPHEPSAPGVIPLSPGETCKTEESSRGGTVPEDTEKNKEQGTNEDAAQGRRQTEIPAHHVESEEIVPSVDPKRQEFKNTEEEKRDRSKEEPCEKSLEKDREPMVNLSFVKNDSYEKGTDLMVVNVYLKEICKEISRVLFREQDFTLIFQTSDANFLRKHPDCGPNTVFKWQVKLRNLIQPEQCSFSFTPSRIDITLRKRHSQRWGGLEAQVSQVGGAKVAVPSGPSSIEKSQPGSSQHALPAKEEPRAGEEKPKSSRTPEDGTLDAVVPHSVSDHVPIKQETAITTPKPTCMVQPMTHAPPAGSERPEEEEEKKVCLPGFTGLVNLGNTCFMNSVIQSLSNTRELRDYFHDRAFETEINCNNPLGTGGRLAIGFAVLLRTLWKGTHHAFQPSKLKAIVASKASQFTGYAQHDAQEFMAFLLDGLHEDLNRIQNKPYTETVDSDGRQDEVVAEEAWQRHKMRNDSFIVDLFQGQYKSKLVCPMCSKVSITFDPFLYLPVPLPQKQKVLTVFYFAREPHKKPVKFLVSVSKENSSTAEVLESISRSVRVKPENLRLAEVVKNRFHRIFLPSHTLDTVTSTDMLFCFEVVSKELTKEKVVLFRVHQRLQVPSIPIAKCAACQKPPLSDDEKLRRCTRCYRVGYCNQACQKNHWPNHKSLCRPNSENVGLPFLISVPESRLTYSRLTQLLEGYSRYSVNVFRPPFQSGRTSPEASLSRADHLPTTGSIAEGPGMEEEDLHAVEEGDAQEQGNVSSEMDAAEASAHSAEDLNSPSTHTTDSAFSELLSSSQDPFGEKETSCEKAVKPEAAVTGYQQPSECSYRSGFQFYISLQDANNKELKLEDKGDGVLEVPEDCTIELVWKNNERLKEYVLVRSKELEFDDDPGSASETARAGHFTLEQCLNLFTKPEVLAPEEAWYCPKCQQHREASKQLLLWRLPNVLIIQLKRFSFRSFIWRDKINDMVDFPVRNLDLSKFCIGQKEDVQQPPIYDLYAVINHYGGMIGGHYTAYARLPNDKNSQRSDVGWRLFDDSTVTTVEESQVVTRYAYVLFYRRRNSPVERPPRLLNPLGAESPAGAGAAASQASLIWQELEEEAEGQQGAPSWSLFRPRLRQRRPRVRLEEAGKRHGGRRQEHVSDHSDDDRTTYFLLGTMAAVFALLLNIICPQIYKSHWG
- the usp19 gene encoding ubiquitin carboxyl-terminal hydrolase 19 isoform X5, which codes for MASSSSSASGQTNRRRAQRGAEESSSKKKQKDRANQESREAKRAATAANQETKKDLLLDWKQNADEVIVRLRCGEGALKVENVDTAFSDTACQVRFPDGREWSCHLHAEIESSCSKVLYKEKGSILQLIMQKKVPFNDWPTLMNNKESNPLNLLGESGCSQKSSAECSEKSSLSSETLKTSSRLEEQAPQTDPKPDRGVKRGMKNKQAENTESARIRVSESKTGSKGDHTPKPTAKRNVRPSKSTKEPTVASSPAREHELKPLVNGKAQTSCGSAAVPSTAQEGKPESQIKACQGAQKEKGIEKKTDRHTRADAGKNKNQVIVCEPILEPHEPSAPGVIPLSPGETCKTEESSRGGTVPEDTEKNKEQGTNEDAAQGRRQTEIPAHHVESEEIVPSVDPKRQEFKNTEEEKRDRSKEEPCEKSLEKDREPMVNLSFVKNDSYEKGTDLMVVNVYLKEICKEISRVLFREQDFTLIFQTSDANFLRKHPDCGPNTVFKWQVKLRNLIQPEQCSFSFTPSRIDITLRKRHSQRWGGLEAQVSQGAVGGAKVAVPSGPSSIEKSQPGSSQHALPAKEEPRAGEEKPKSSRTPEDGTLDAVVPHSVSDHVPIKQETAITTPKPTCMVQPMTHAPPAGSERPEEEEEKKVCLPGFTGLVNLGNTCFMNSVIQSLSNTRELRDYFHDRAFETEINCNNPLGTGGRLAIGFAVLLRTLWKGTHHAFQPSKLKAIVASKASQFTGYAQHDAQEFMAFLLDGLHEDLNRIQNKPYTETVDSDGRQDEVVAEEAWQRHKMRNDSFIVDLFQGQYKSKLVCPMCSKVSITFDPFLYLPVPLPQKQKVLTVFYFAREPHKKPVKFLVSVSKENSSTAEVLESISRSVRVKPENLRLAEVVKNRFHRIFLPSHTLDTVTSTDMLFCFEVVSKELTKEKVVLFRVHQRLQVPSIPIAKCAACQKPPLSDDEKLRRCTRCYRVGYCNQACQKNHWPNHKSLCRPNSENVGLPFLISVPESRLTYSRLTQLLEGYSRYSVNVFRPPFQSGRTSPEASLSRADHLPTTGSIAEGPGMEEEDLHAVEEGDAQEQGNVSSEMDAAEASAHSAEDLNSPSTHTTDSAFSELLSSSQDPFGEKETSCEKAVKPEAAVTGYQQPSECSYRSGFQFYISLQDANNKELKLEDKGDGVLEVPEDCTIELVWKNNERLKEYVLVRSKELEFDDDPGSASETARAGHFTLEQCLNLFTKPEVLAPEEAWYCPKCQQHREASKQLLLWRLPNVLIIQLKRFSFRSFIWRDKINDMVDFPVRNLDLSKFCIGQKEDVQQPPIYDLYAVINHYGGMIGGHYTAYARLPNDKNSQRSDVGWRLFDDSTVTTVEESQVVTRYAYVLFYRRRNSPVERPPRLLNPLGAESPAGAGAAASQTTRTCP